In one Gracilinanus agilis isolate LMUSP501 chromosome 6, AgileGrace, whole genome shotgun sequence genomic region, the following are encoded:
- the CBR4 gene encoding 3-oxoacyl-[acyl-carrier-protein] reductase isoform X1: MEKVGAVFGGSRGIGKAVAQLMAQKGYRLAIAGRNLEAAKAVASDLGENHLALQCDVAKEEDVQKAFEEMETNLGPVNFLVNAAGINRDGLLLRTKTEDMVSQLHTNLLGSMLTCKAALRNMIQQQGGSIVNIGSVVGLKGNSGQCVYSASKGGLVGFSRSLAKEVARKKIRVNVIAPGFIHTDMTKGMKEEQLMKNIPLGRFGEPSDVAHAVIFLLETPYVTGHVLIVDGGLQLVM; encoded by the exons ATGGAGAAGGTCGGAGCCGTATTCGGCGGCTCCCGGGGTATCGGGAAGGCCGTGGCCCAGTTAATGGCCCAGAAGGGCTACCGGCTGGCGATCGCTGGCAGGAACCTGGAAGCCGCGAAAGCCGTGGCTAGTGACCTCGGGG AAAATCATTTGGCACTTCAATGTGACGTTGCTAAAGAGGAAGATGTTCAAAAGGCATTTGAAGAGATGGAGACAAATTTAGGCCCTGTTAACTTTTTGGTAAATGCGGCTGGCATAAACAG GGATGGCTTGTTACTAAGAACAAAAACTGAAGACATGGTGTCCCAGCTTCACACTAACCTCCTGGGATCCATGCTGACATGTAAAGCAGCTTTGAGGAATATGATTCAACAACAAGGAGGCTCTATTGTTAACATAG GAAGTGTTGTCggtttaaaaggaaattctgGCCAATGTGTTTACAGTGCTAGCAAAGGAGGATTAGTTGGTTTCTCCCGTTCTCTTGCTAAAGAGGTAGCCAGAAAGAAAATTCGAGTGAATGTCATTGCCCCAG gatttATCCACACAGATATGACTAAAGGTATGAAAGAAGAACAGTTAATGAAGAATATTCCTCTTGGGAGATTTGGAGAGCCTAGTGACGTGGCACAtgctgttatttttcttctagaaACTCCTTATGTTACAGGACATGTTCTCATTGTAGATGGCGGATTACAACTTGTTATGTAA
- the CBR4 gene encoding 3-oxoacyl-[acyl-carrier-protein] reductase isoform X2 yields MEYKEEKAKSCENHLALQCDVAKEEDVQKAFEEMETNLGPVNFLVNAAGINRDGLLLRTKTEDMVSQLHTNLLGSMLTCKAALRNMIQQQGGSIVNIGSVVGLKGNSGQCVYSASKGGLVGFSRSLAKEVARKKIRVNVIAPGFIHTDMTKGMKEEQLMKNIPLGRFGEPSDVAHAVIFLLETPYVTGHVLIVDGGLQLVM; encoded by the exons atggagtacaaagaagaaaaagcaaaaagctGTG AAAATCATTTGGCACTTCAATGTGACGTTGCTAAAGAGGAAGATGTTCAAAAGGCATTTGAAGAGATGGAGACAAATTTAGGCCCTGTTAACTTTTTGGTAAATGCGGCTGGCATAAACAG GGATGGCTTGTTACTAAGAACAAAAACTGAAGACATGGTGTCCCAGCTTCACACTAACCTCCTGGGATCCATGCTGACATGTAAAGCAGCTTTGAGGAATATGATTCAACAACAAGGAGGCTCTATTGTTAACATAG GAAGTGTTGTCggtttaaaaggaaattctgGCCAATGTGTTTACAGTGCTAGCAAAGGAGGATTAGTTGGTTTCTCCCGTTCTCTTGCTAAAGAGGTAGCCAGAAAGAAAATTCGAGTGAATGTCATTGCCCCAG gatttATCCACACAGATATGACTAAAGGTATGAAAGAAGAACAGTTAATGAAGAATATTCCTCTTGGGAGATTTGGAGAGCCTAGTGACGTGGCACAtgctgttatttttcttctagaaACTCCTTATGTTACAGGACATGTTCTCATTGTAGATGGCGGATTACAACTTGTTATGTAA